From the genome of Phytohabitans rumicis, one region includes:
- a CDS encoding BTAD domain-containing putative transcriptional regulator — protein MAGNSRSSLRLQILGSLRLWRDGVELDPGPRQQAQLLAVLLTCAGQPISTTQLLDLIWDEDVPASGLNIIQKYVGALRRLLEPSLPARGSGSYLLRRGNGYLFDPAPGMLDVVDFRELVTTAQEWAGERALESYLEALDLWRGPAGEGLSHGTRVTPIFAALNGEFLDTCVAATEIAVALDQPGRILAHVQRAASMAPFHEPVQASLITALTAAGQQAEALAVFGTVRARLAEELGISPGPALRAAHQRVLNPARPTRAVPDPDDDEDAEPLDGPVGRVDELRILRQGLESAFAGGLGFVLVEGEPGVGKSRLLEETTTIAGRRGALIVWGRCLEGDGTPTMWPWVQAIGTLLGSLTSAERQQRLAGELGRLVQPWHGVTGGPLMPDSGAQFRLFEEFADVVGQVAARRHTVLVIDDLQWADGSSLQLLSHLAARLPGGTALIGALRNRAPTPGSELTRFLATASRVPGHRRIRLGPLAPDEVAELVRRETSQEPVAGVVHRIHARTAGNPFFVRELSRLLVTNQGVITMAAAMRAEVPATVRDVVRDRMAGLDTDARDLLQIAALVGRDVELRLLADAADLDAQTCLARLEPAEALDLLRPAPDDPFSLRFAHDLVRESVAEGTPSRAAARLHLRVADALEHTAAGAEAVAERLAHHLWAAGPLADPARTAIALVRAGSSAAAKSALEAAERHLRSATQVARAAGLAELELSALKQLAAVVGMRSVYGGTAALDLLERSEYLARSLGRHREATDFLFSRWAGHAQCIELDRAAPLARQLFENGMASADPTIRAYGLNAWGIHQWAIGNVGQGVRYLSQAGEALSDDAARRGDDPLRHDLQMLPASIFAEMTAQHGDLHTARVLFDALEVTAGDDPYMVTVWASMAARTAANIGDPVWALRAAERGIAVDPEFTFVFQGTYQRLARGWGRAMTGQNPADAAAEMERLITTNLLDPPRSCVATWFGLLGEAWLAAGQPDEAAAALDRADWALDAFGQRYPEGLILLFRARLLHARGEPAAVVRAAAERARSLSVEREAHLFARRAEELLRELDG, from the coding sequence GTGGCTGGGAATTCGCGCAGCTCACTGCGTCTACAGATCCTCGGCTCACTACGACTCTGGCGGGATGGCGTCGAGCTCGATCCCGGTCCCCGACAGCAGGCCCAACTCCTCGCCGTACTGCTGACCTGTGCCGGCCAGCCGATCAGCACCACCCAGCTGCTCGACCTGATTTGGGACGAGGATGTCCCGGCCAGCGGGCTCAACATCATCCAGAAGTACGTCGGCGCGCTCCGGCGTCTCCTGGAGCCTTCGCTTCCGGCCCGCGGGAGCGGCTCCTACCTGCTGCGCCGCGGTAACGGGTATCTGTTCGACCCGGCCCCAGGCATGCTGGACGTCGTCGACTTCCGGGAACTCGTTACTACGGCCCAGGAGTGGGCTGGCGAGCGGGCCCTCGAGTCCTACCTGGAGGCCCTGGATCTTTGGCGCGGCCCCGCCGGAGAAGGACTGAGTCACGGAACACGTGTGACGCCGATCTTTGCCGCACTGAACGGCGAGTTCCTTGATACGTGTGTCGCGGCCACCGAGATCGCGGTGGCGCTGGACCAGCCCGGGCGGATACTCGCCCATGTGCAGCGTGCCGCGTCGATGGCACCGTTCCACGAACCAGTGCAGGCGAGTCTCATCACCGCGCTGACCGCCGCCGGGCAGCAGGCCGAAGCGCTGGCCGTGTTCGGGACGGTTCGCGCCCGGCTCGCCGAGGAACTCGGCATCAGCCCCGGGCCAGCCCTGCGGGCCGCACATCAACGGGTGCTGAATCCGGCCCGGCCCACGAGAGCCGTTCCCGATCCGGACGACGATGAGGACGCCGAGCCGCTCGACGGCCCGGTCGGCCGCGTCGACGAACTCAGGATCCTGCGACAGGGCCTGGAGTCCGCGTTCGCCGGCGGCCTCGGATTCGTTCTCGTCGAGGGCGAACCGGGCGTGGGCAAGTCGCGCTTGCTCGAGGAGACCACCACGATCGCGGGCCGGAGGGGTGCGCTGATCGTCTGGGGCCGCTGCCTCGAAGGCGACGGAACGCCGACGATGTGGCCATGGGTGCAGGCCATCGGCACGCTGCTCGGCAGCCTGACGTCCGCCGAGCGGCAGCAACGGCTCGCCGGTGAACTGGGCCGCCTCGTGCAGCCGTGGCACGGCGTGACGGGCGGGCCGTTGATGCCCGACAGCGGCGCACAGTTTCGCCTGTTCGAGGAGTTCGCGGACGTCGTCGGCCAGGTCGCGGCGCGGCGACACACCGTGCTCGTGATCGACGATCTGCAGTGGGCCGACGGCTCCTCACTGCAGCTGCTGAGCCATTTGGCGGCCCGCCTCCCGGGCGGCACCGCGCTGATCGGCGCGCTCCGCAACCGCGCGCCCACCCCCGGCTCGGAGCTCACCCGATTCCTCGCCACGGCCAGCCGGGTACCCGGTCACCGCCGGATCCGGCTCGGTCCACTAGCACCGGACGAAGTGGCCGAACTCGTCCGCCGCGAGACCAGCCAAGAACCCGTCGCCGGCGTTGTCCATAGGATTCATGCCCGCACCGCGGGCAATCCGTTCTTCGTCCGGGAGTTGTCCCGGCTGCTCGTCACCAACCAGGGCGTCATCACGATGGCCGCCGCGATGCGGGCCGAGGTGCCGGCCACCGTGCGCGACGTCGTCCGGGACCGCATGGCCGGGCTCGATACCGACGCCCGGGACCTGTTACAGATCGCCGCACTGGTCGGCCGTGACGTCGAACTCCGTCTGCTCGCCGACGCCGCCGACCTGGACGCGCAGACCTGTCTCGCTCGCCTCGAACCCGCGGAGGCCCTCGACCTCCTCCGGCCGGCCCCCGACGATCCGTTCTCGCTCCGCTTCGCCCATGACCTGGTCCGCGAATCCGTTGCCGAAGGCACGCCGTCCCGGGCGGCTGCCCGGCTGCACCTGCGGGTCGCGGACGCGCTGGAACACACCGCCGCGGGCGCCGAAGCCGTTGCCGAGCGCCTCGCTCACCATCTGTGGGCCGCCGGCCCGCTCGCCGACCCGGCCCGGACGGCCATCGCGCTGGTGCGCGCGGGCAGCAGCGCGGCGGCGAAGTCGGCGCTGGAGGCCGCCGAGCGACATCTGCGGTCCGCCACGCAGGTTGCCCGGGCGGCCGGCCTGGCGGAGTTGGAGCTGTCCGCGCTGAAGCAGCTCGCCGCGGTGGTGGGGATGCGATCGGTCTACGGCGGCACCGCGGCGCTGGACCTGCTGGAGCGCAGCGAATACCTCGCACGCAGTCTCGGCAGGCACCGGGAGGCCACCGACTTCCTCTTCTCCCGCTGGGCCGGACACGCACAGTGCATCGAGCTCGACCGTGCCGCACCGCTGGCACGCCAGCTGTTCGAGAACGGCATGGCTTCCGCCGACCCGACCATCAGGGCCTACGGCCTGAACGCCTGGGGGATCCATCAGTGGGCCATCGGCAACGTCGGGCAAGGGGTCAGGTATCTGAGCCAGGCCGGCGAGGCGCTGAGCGATGACGCGGCGCGGCGCGGGGACGACCCGCTGCGGCACGACCTGCAGATGCTCCCGGCCTCGATCTTCGCGGAGATGACCGCGCAGCACGGTGACCTCCACACGGCGCGGGTGCTGTTCGACGCGCTGGAGGTCACCGCCGGGGACGACCCGTACATGGTCACGGTCTGGGCCTCGATGGCGGCGAGGACCGCGGCGAACATCGGTGACCCCGTGTGGGCACTGCGTGCGGCGGAGCGGGGCATCGCGGTGGACCCCGAGTTCACGTTCGTCTTCCAGGGCACGTATCAGCGGCTGGCCCGCGGCTGGGGGCGGGCGATGACCGGCCAGAACCCGGCCGACGCCGCGGCCGAGATGGAGCGACTGATCACCACGAATCTGCTCGACCCGCCACGCTCGTGTGTCGCCACCTGGTTCGGGCTGCTCGGCGAGGCGTGGCTTGCGGCCGGGCAGCCGGATGAGGCTGCCGCGGCCCTTGACCGGGCCGACTGGGCGCTCGACGCGTTCGGCCAGCGCTACCCCGAGGGACTGATCCTCCTGTTCCGAGCGCGGTTGCTGCATGCCCGCGGCGAGCCCGCCGCTGTCGTCCGAGCCGCCGCCGAACGAGCGCGCTCGTTGTCCGTTGAACGCGAAGCCCATCTGTTCGCGCGCCGCGCCGAGGAGCTGTTGCGGGAGCTTGACGGCTAG
- a CDS encoding RICIN domain-containing protein, whose product MKSASRRRWTALGVLGFALSTAVAVAVPDAPAFAAPCTQYVCPDDPDPEPAPPRPHRPGNTPLRLAAMGDSFASGDGAANHDPGAPLWQDDTCHRSSRSGINRAFTALYNTNPFAEAVRIVNVTCSGAKLSGGGLLGPQTADGQSLSQLDQLNAAYGTATLDALVIGAGINDLGFENLITSCATPLAFECHEHLGAQFDADLAELPGKYDELITAIQGDLGGNNRRFTPAVRDVYLLTYPDPTTDDGGARCANRPTFDFFGNISRGEAEWMSTSALPRLNQTIQEAVARANNTLAFRPNWYVIEAPSFIGHGWCASDGQRWMNTVGDSMVSQLDTSGAMHPDNVGHQALGDVIYSRLRYLNDNRVRHGDVFYLTAAHSAKVASTPGQSTVDGAYVVQAPRDPEGWARWRAEDTGFGGFQLRLGGSQKCVDIEGGTSAGAGAKLVQRECVGSTTQRWYFLPTGDGMFQIRSAHSGQCVDVWGGSVADGASLVQWYCHNWWNQRWTTPVW is encoded by the coding sequence ATGAAATCAGCTTCCCGCCGCCGGTGGACGGCGCTGGGCGTGCTCGGGTTCGCGCTGAGCACAGCTGTGGCTGTGGCGGTGCCGGACGCTCCCGCGTTCGCGGCGCCCTGCACGCAGTACGTCTGCCCCGACGACCCGGACCCGGAGCCGGCGCCGCCGCGACCGCACCGTCCTGGCAACACGCCGCTGCGACTTGCCGCCATGGGCGACTCGTTCGCCTCGGGCGACGGTGCCGCCAACCACGACCCGGGTGCGCCCTTGTGGCAAGACGACACCTGCCATCGGTCGTCGCGGTCCGGCATCAACCGCGCGTTCACCGCGCTCTACAACACCAACCCGTTCGCCGAGGCGGTGCGGATCGTCAACGTGACCTGCAGCGGTGCGAAGCTCAGCGGCGGCGGCCTGCTCGGCCCGCAGACCGCGGACGGGCAGAGCCTCTCGCAGCTCGACCAGCTCAACGCGGCCTACGGCACCGCCACGCTCGACGCCCTCGTCATCGGCGCCGGCATCAACGACCTGGGATTCGAAAACCTCATCACCTCGTGCGCGACCCCGCTCGCGTTTGAGTGCCACGAGCACTTGGGCGCACAGTTCGACGCCGACCTCGCCGAACTGCCGGGCAAGTACGACGAGTTGATCACGGCCATCCAGGGCGACCTGGGCGGTAACAACCGGAGGTTCACGCCCGCGGTGCGCGACGTTTATCTGCTGACCTATCCGGATCCGACCACCGACGACGGCGGGGCTCGGTGCGCGAACCGACCGACGTTCGACTTCTTCGGCAACATCAGCCGTGGCGAGGCCGAATGGATGTCGACCTCTGCGCTGCCCCGGCTGAACCAGACCATCCAGGAGGCGGTTGCTCGGGCCAACAACACCCTGGCGTTCCGGCCGAACTGGTATGTCATCGAGGCACCAAGCTTCATCGGGCACGGTTGGTGCGCCTCGGACGGGCAGCGCTGGATGAACACGGTCGGCGACAGCATGGTGAGCCAACTCGATACTTCCGGTGCGATGCACCCGGATAACGTCGGTCACCAGGCACTCGGCGACGTCATCTACAGCCGGCTCCGTTACCTGAACGACAATCGGGTGCGGCACGGCGACGTGTTCTACCTGACGGCGGCGCACAGTGCCAAGGTGGCGAGCACGCCGGGCCAGAGCACGGTGGACGGCGCGTACGTCGTCCAGGCGCCGCGCGATCCGGAGGGGTGGGCTCGTTGGCGGGCCGAGGACACCGGCTTTGGCGGCTTCCAACTGCGGCTGGGCGGGAGCCAGAAGTGCGTCGACATCGAGGGTGGGACCAGCGCGGGTGCCGGCGCCAAGTTGGTCCAGCGCGAGTGCGTCGGATCGACCACGCAGCGCTGGTACTTCCTGCCGACCGGTGACGGTATGTTCCAGATCCGCTCGGCGCACAGTGGACAGTGCGTCGACGTGTGGGGCGGCAGTGTCGCCGACGGTGCGAGTCTGGTCCAGTGGTACTGCCACAACTGGTGGAACCAGCGGTGGACGACTCCGGTCTGGTAA
- a CDS encoding alpha/beta hydrolase, whose protein sequence is MALDEATAQFLKQLGEAGSSPLHELTLATARTMYAQLHSLSGQGPPMARAEDVTIESEDGASFPARVLTPTAASRGVIVYYHGGGWTVGSIDDVDAVGRHLAERTNCTVVLVGYRLAPEHRFPAAPRDAYAALCWAAAALPGQPIVVAGDSAGGNLSALVARRARDDGGPVIDLQVLIYPATDCDLDRASYHDPANQLLLDRHAMVWFWDHYVPDPAQRADPDASPLRAADLSGLPPAVFVLPEHDVLSEEGEAYAERLRQAGVPVQLQRAAGQMHAFFP, encoded by the coding sequence ATGGCCTTGGACGAAGCCACGGCCCAGTTCTTGAAGCAACTGGGCGAGGCGGGCAGCAGCCCGCTGCACGAGTTGACCCTGGCAACGGCCCGCACCATGTACGCGCAGCTGCACAGCCTGTCCGGTCAGGGACCGCCTATGGCCCGCGCCGAGGACGTCACCATCGAATCGGAGGACGGCGCCTCGTTCCCGGCCCGCGTCCTGACCCCGACGGCGGCCTCGCGCGGCGTGATCGTGTACTACCACGGCGGCGGCTGGACCGTCGGCAGCATCGACGACGTCGACGCCGTGGGCAGGCATCTGGCCGAGCGCACGAACTGCACCGTCGTCCTGGTGGGCTACCGCCTCGCCCCCGAACACCGCTTCCCGGCTGCGCCCCGCGACGCCTACGCCGCCCTGTGCTGGGCCGCCGCCGCCCTGCCCGGACAGCCGATCGTCGTGGCGGGCGACAGCGCGGGCGGCAATCTGTCGGCCCTCGTGGCCCGGCGTGCCAGGGACGATGGCGGCCCGGTCATCGACCTGCAGGTGCTCATCTACCCGGCCACCGACTGCGACCTGGACAGAGCCTCCTACCACGACCCGGCCAATCAGCTCCTGCTCGATCGGCACGCGATGGTCTGGTTCTGGGACCATTACGTGCCCGACCCGGCTCAGCGCGCGGACCCGGACGCCTCTCCGCTGCGGGCCGCGGACCTGTCGGGGTTGCCGCCCGCCGTGTTCGTGCTCCCTGAGCACGACGTGCTGAGTGAGGAGGGCGAAGCCTACGCCGAGCGGTTGCGTCAGGCGGGCGTGCCCGTCCAGCTCCAGCGCGCCGCCGGCCAGATGCACGCCTTCTTCCCCTGA
- a CDS encoding GrpB family protein, with the protein MPYDARWPSSFAQQQTRIESALRDYLVGRAEHVGSTAVPGLAAKPIIDMLALVDDYDQTAGIVAKLGDIGWVHAPEPGDHERRKWSFCFPDMAWRTHHLHIWEARSPDWRRLLLFRDHLRRHPDLAAEYARIKTELAAVDNHDRPRYRSGKTPFVEDVLRQLDTSTDAAS; encoded by the coding sequence GTGCCTTACGATGCCCGCTGGCCGAGCAGCTTCGCCCAGCAACAGACCCGGATCGAGTCGGCACTGCGGGACTACCTCGTCGGTCGCGCCGAGCACGTGGGTAGTACCGCGGTCCCCGGCCTGGCCGCCAAGCCGATCATTGACATGCTCGCCCTGGTCGATGACTACGACCAGACCGCCGGCATCGTGGCCAAACTCGGCGACATCGGCTGGGTCCACGCGCCCGAACCGGGCGACCATGAGCGGCGCAAGTGGTCATTTTGCTTTCCCGACATGGCGTGGCGTACCCATCATCTCCACATCTGGGAGGCCCGGTCCCCGGACTGGCGGCGCTTGCTGCTCTTCCGCGACCACCTACGACGCCACCCGGACCTCGCCGCCGAGTACGCGCGCATCAAAACTGAACTCGCAGCGGTGGACAACCACGACCGACCGAGGTACCGGTCCGGCAAGACACCCTTTGTCGAGGACGTTCTTCGACAGCTGGACACCTCCACTGACGCTGCTTCGTAG
- a CDS encoding helix-turn-helix transcriptional regulator, translated as MQLLCPILIGRDAVVDDLVGVIASAQAGSGAMQLVLGEAGVGKTRLVEHIAGLARERGLCTMRGRAVEVELPGALRPFTEALTAAVRAYGAPTGPHFEPFRPLLAGLVPEWTGDAPPDAVPLVFVAEGILRFLRHMGDGRGALLVVEDAHWADPDSVAVLEYLADHLSGEPVAVMVTLRGDGPWATVDWAARLVASRAATPVPLRPLAPDDIRRMIRGCLGEDPPDALVEAVARRADGLPFLVEELLAGLADAGGLVATGDGWRVDGQRLRPAVPATLAVSVGRRLHSIGSTASAVIAAAAVLGTVFDWRLLAAMAGVDELAVSAALRAARDGQLVAATTDGFHFRHALSREAVLADLTPPERARLAGIGLAELTRQHGELDGETAALAANLALRAEDRHQAAEWYLYAGRRRLAAGKISDAVRALERCCALATEPRQELAGTVELLGALVLAGRNDQVFAIGNPLIDSGQSGVDDAIRARLLLLLARAAVSAADWPAAAGHLTALQGLPAIADPLVSAQVAALRAALAYGQHRFDDAISAAGEALSRAAPLDAPAIEVAAHLIVGRSRRLRDFEAAEESLRAAQRIAAGHGLPAEARIASFELAELHYIRTGDNAALRQVRDDAAQSGAFALVGLADLQLAVALAVRHRIDDALDAVARIAADAHRYRLDGLISSALVVRGFCHAVRGQTVEVSTIAAELERRTVHDREHRSYLWGYVRLVRALAADDLDAASEAAEQARQLLVDNTSHVLGMWVLLRTCSGWSADDAVRTAGLTAAMQPLCLAAVVAARAVDLGRGGAIEAALHTYGQVERILADAPWCRHVFRHLVAGAARADGWRFPPEWMAESADFFASEGLFALARAANTWLRAAGVPAPTAGPPRDRTPPALRAYTLTDRETDVALLLLGGLTNKQIAERLRLSPRTVEKYVERLFQKTAVTSRAALVALALSPPESAAP; from the coding sequence ATGCAGCTGCTCTGCCCGATCCTGATCGGCCGCGACGCGGTGGTCGACGACCTGGTCGGCGTGATTGCGAGTGCCCAGGCCGGCTCCGGCGCCATGCAGCTGGTGCTGGGTGAGGCCGGGGTCGGCAAGACTCGGCTGGTCGAGCACATCGCCGGTCTCGCGCGCGAGCGCGGACTGTGCACGATGCGTGGACGGGCCGTCGAGGTGGAGCTACCGGGGGCGTTGCGCCCGTTCACCGAGGCGCTGACCGCGGCGGTCCGCGCGTACGGCGCGCCGACCGGCCCGCACTTCGAGCCGTTCCGCCCGCTGCTGGCCGGGTTGGTGCCGGAGTGGACTGGCGACGCCCCGCCGGACGCGGTGCCGCTGGTCTTCGTTGCCGAGGGCATCCTGCGATTCCTGCGGCACATGGGCGACGGTCGCGGCGCGCTCCTCGTCGTCGAAGACGCGCACTGGGCCGACCCGGACTCCGTCGCGGTGCTGGAGTATCTGGCCGACCACCTGTCCGGCGAACCGGTCGCGGTGATGGTGACTCTGCGCGGCGACGGACCCTGGGCCACAGTGGACTGGGCAGCTCGTCTCGTCGCGAGCCGCGCGGCGACCCCGGTGCCGCTGCGCCCGCTGGCTCCGGACGACATCCGCCGGATGATCCGTGGCTGCCTCGGGGAGGATCCGCCCGACGCGCTTGTGGAGGCGGTGGCGAGGCGCGCGGACGGCCTGCCGTTCCTGGTGGAGGAGTTGCTCGCCGGCTTGGCCGACGCCGGCGGCCTGGTGGCTACCGGGGACGGGTGGCGGGTCGACGGGCAGCGGCTGCGGCCCGCCGTGCCCGCGACACTCGCCGTCTCGGTCGGCCGACGGCTGCACTCGATCGGGTCCACCGCGAGCGCGGTCATTGCCGCCGCCGCGGTGCTCGGCACGGTCTTCGACTGGCGGCTGCTGGCGGCCATGGCCGGCGTGGACGAACTGGCAGTTTCGGCGGCGTTACGCGCCGCCCGCGATGGACAACTGGTCGCGGCCACCACTGACGGATTCCACTTTCGTCACGCGCTCAGCCGCGAGGCGGTGCTCGCCGACCTGACCCCGCCGGAGCGGGCGAGGCTTGCCGGCATCGGGCTGGCCGAGCTGACCCGCCAGCACGGGGAACTCGATGGTGAGACCGCCGCGCTCGCCGCAAACCTGGCATTGCGCGCGGAAGACCGGCATCAGGCCGCCGAGTGGTACCTCTACGCGGGCCGCCGGCGGCTGGCCGCCGGCAAGATCTCCGACGCCGTACGCGCCCTGGAGCGCTGCTGTGCGCTGGCCACCGAGCCCCGGCAGGAGCTCGCCGGCACCGTCGAGCTGCTCGGTGCCCTCGTCCTCGCCGGGCGCAACGATCAGGTGTTCGCGATCGGCAACCCGCTGATCGATAGTGGACAGTCCGGAGTGGACGACGCGATCCGGGCCCGCCTGCTCCTGTTGCTCGCCCGCGCCGCCGTCTCCGCCGCGGACTGGCCCGCCGCGGCCGGGCACCTGACCGCGTTGCAGGGCCTTCCGGCCATCGCCGACCCGCTCGTGTCCGCCCAGGTCGCCGCGCTGCGCGCCGCACTCGCGTACGGGCAACATCGCTTCGACGACGCCATCTCCGCCGCCGGCGAGGCGCTGAGCAGGGCGGCGCCGCTCGATGCGCCCGCGATCGAGGTCGCTGCCCACCTCATCGTCGGCCGATCCCGCCGGCTGCGCGACTTCGAGGCGGCCGAGGAGTCCCTGCGTGCCGCGCAGCGGATCGCGGCGGGGCACGGCCTGCCCGCCGAGGCGCGCATCGCCTCGTTCGAGCTGGCCGAGCTGCACTACATCCGGACCGGGGACAACGCGGCCCTGCGGCAGGTGCGCGACGACGCCGCACAGTCCGGCGCCTTCGCCCTGGTCGGGCTGGCCGACCTGCAACTGGCCGTCGCGCTGGCGGTGCGGCACCGCATCGACGACGCGCTCGACGCCGTGGCCCGCATCGCCGCCGACGCACACCGGTACCGACTCGATGGGTTGATCTCATCGGCCTTGGTGGTGCGCGGCTTCTGCCATGCGGTGCGCGGCCAGACCGTCGAGGTCTCGACGATCGCGGCCGAGCTCGAGCGGCGCACTGTCCACGACCGGGAGCACCGCTCGTACCTGTGGGGGTACGTCCGGCTCGTGCGGGCGCTCGCCGCCGACGACCTCGACGCCGCGTCCGAGGCCGCCGAACAGGCTCGCCAGCTTCTGGTCGACAACACCTCGCACGTGTTGGGCATGTGGGTGCTGCTGCGCACCTGCTCGGGCTGGTCGGCCGACGACGCCGTCCGCACCGCCGGTCTGACCGCCGCCATGCAGCCGCTCTGCCTCGCCGCCGTCGTCGCCGCGCGGGCCGTGGACCTCGGGCGAGGCGGCGCGATCGAGGCGGCGCTGCACACGTACGGGCAGGTCGAGCGGATCCTCGCGGACGCGCCGTGGTGCCGGCACGTCTTCCGCCACCTGGTGGCCGGTGCCGCCCGCGCCGACGGCTGGCGGTTCCCGCCAGAATGGATGGCCGAGTCGGCGGACTTCTTCGCCAGCGAAGGGCTGTTCGCGCTGGCTCGCGCGGCCAACACCTGGCTGCGCGCGGCGGGCGTACCCGCGCCGACCGCCGGCCCGCCGCGCGATCGGACACCGCCGGCCCTGCGCGCCTACACGTTGACCGACCGGGAGACCGACGTCGCGCTGCTGCTGCTCGGTGGCCTGACCAACAAGCAGATCGCCGAACGCCTCCGGCTCTCGCCGCGCACCGTCGAGAAGTACGTCGAACGGCTCTTCCAAAAGACCGCGGTGACCAGCCGCGCCGCGCTGGTCGCGCTTGCGCTCAGCCCACCCGAGAGTGCCGCACCATAG